A window from Drosophila yakuba strain Tai18E2 chromosome 3L, Prin_Dyak_Tai18E2_2.1, whole genome shotgun sequence encodes these proteins:
- the LOC6532455 gene encoding uncharacterized protein YGR130C — protein sequence MLTPCLLLVATVASFSLQAQAIRVDWGTNTGPIAPPPPRTTPQPPRKPYRDPAPVWEDQSDDVPNPNPYVFVLPPPSRPRTWTIPAGPYAPPNYNNLPPKGNNYGQLASNSYSGGVTSVPGLAAQYVPGVGIKYTAIVPDKLQGKYNAKTKKYKAYEKAKYAYPWNYLQQLPVEEKALEWQAELEKRLDEEQAQSRSQALSSSTTSTTSSTSTATITSTTTTPAPLPSADSTTTAASSTTSTSTQQPTTIANYKLAHEKSAHLKKHNKQKKLLQLHMEQEKKALKKLQQEQNSLQTS from the exons CTCACTCCTTGCCTGCTGCTAGTCGCCACAGTCGCCAGTTTCAGCCTGCAGGCGCAGGCCATCCGGGTGGACTGGGGCACCAACACAGGACCAATAGCACCACCTCCGCCGCGCACCACTCCACAGCCACCGAGGAAGCCATACCGGGATCCAGCGCCCGTCTGGGAGGACCAGAGCGATGACGTACCCAACCCCAATCCCTATGT CTTCGTTTTGCCACCGCCTTCGAGACCAAGAACATGGACGATTCCCGCCGGACCCTATGCGCCGCCCAACTACAACAACCTGCCGCCCAAGGGCAACAACTACGGCCAGCTGGCCAGCAACTCCTACAGCGGAGGAGTGACCTCCGTGCCGGGACTGGCCGCCCAGTATGTGCCCGGAGTGGGCATCAAGTATACGGCTATTGTGCCCGACAAGCTGCAGGGCAAATACAACGCAAAGACCAAGAAGTACAAGGCCTACGAGAAGGCCAAGTACGCGTACCCCTGGAACTAT ttgcagcagttGCCGGTGGAGGAGAAGGCCTTGGAATGGCAGGCGGAGCTCGAGAAGCGGCTCGACGAGGAGCAGGCGCAGTCGCGGTCTCAGGCTCTCAGTTCCTCCACGACAAGCACCACTTCCAGCACCTCAACAGCCACCAtcacctccaccaccaccacaccGGCACCACTTCCATCTGCAGACAGCACCACAACTGCCGCATCGTCGACAACATCTACGAGCACGCAGCAGCCCACAACAATTGCCAATTACAAGCTGGCACACGAGAAGAGCGCCCATCTGAAGAAACACAACAAGCAGAAGaagctcctccagctgcacATGGAGCAGGAGAAGAAGGCGCTGAagaagctgcagcaggagcaaaaCTCGTTGCAGACCAGTTGA